A portion of the Sandaracinobacteroides saxicola genome contains these proteins:
- a CDS encoding phosphoserine transaminase, whose protein sequence is MTDHTPAAPVRAPEKPQLRPGRPHFSSGPCAKRPGWSAAALATESLGRSHRAKIGKARLKLAIDLTRRLLGVPDTHRIAIVPASDTGAYEMAMWSLLGPRPVTALAWESFGEGWVTDAVKQLKLNPTVIKADYGHLPDLSRVHQDDDVLFTWNGTTSGVRVPHGDWIRDDRAGLTLCDATSAAFAVPLPWAKLDVTTFSWQKVLGGEGGHGILILGPRAVERLESHSPAWPLPKIFRMTKGGKLIEGLFEGETINTPSMLAVEDYIDALEWADGIGGLAALCARADANAGTLQRWMDGSAWARNLAADPATRSNTSVCIQVDGDPKAIAACLEKEGVAFDINGYRDAPPSLRIWCGATVDTADLEALTPWLDWAHATVSA, encoded by the coding sequence ATGACCGACCATACCCCCGCCGCGCCCGTCCGCGCGCCCGAAAAACCCCAACTCCGCCCTGGGCGCCCGCATTTCTCTTCCGGACCCTGTGCGAAAAGGCCGGGCTGGTCCGCCGCCGCGCTCGCCACCGAGTCGCTCGGCCGCTCCCACCGCGCCAAGATCGGCAAGGCCCGGCTGAAACTCGCCATCGACCTCACCCGCCGCCTGCTCGGCGTGCCCGATACCCACCGCATCGCCATCGTCCCCGCGTCGGACACCGGCGCCTATGAAATGGCGATGTGGAGCCTGCTCGGCCCCCGCCCCGTCACCGCGCTCGCCTGGGAAAGCTTCGGCGAAGGCTGGGTGACCGACGCCGTCAAGCAGCTGAAACTGAACCCCACCGTCATCAAGGCCGACTACGGCCACCTGCCGGACCTCAGCCGCGTGCACCAGGACGATGACGTGCTGTTCACCTGGAACGGCACCACCTCGGGCGTCCGCGTGCCCCATGGTGACTGGATCCGCGACGACCGCGCCGGCCTCACCCTGTGCGACGCCACCAGCGCCGCCTTCGCCGTGCCGCTGCCTTGGGCCAAGCTCGACGTCACCACCTTCAGCTGGCAGAAGGTGCTGGGCGGCGAAGGCGGCCACGGCATCCTCATCCTCGGCCCGCGCGCCGTCGAACGCCTGGAATCGCACAGCCCCGCCTGGCCGCTCCCCAAAATCTTCCGCATGACCAAGGGCGGCAAGCTGATCGAAGGCCTGTTCGAGGGCGAGACCATCAACACGCCCTCCATGCTCGCGGTCGAGGACTATATCGACGCGCTGGAATGGGCGGACGGGATCGGCGGCCTCGCCGCGCTCTGCGCCCGTGCCGACGCCAACGCCGGCACGCTGCAACGCTGGATGGACGGCTCCGCCTGGGCGCGCAACCTCGCCGCCGACCCCGCCACCCGCAGCAACACCAGCGTCTGCATCCAGGTGGACGGCGACCCGAAGGCGATCGCCGCTTGCCTCGAAAAAGAAGGCGTCGCCTTCGACATCAACGGCTACCGCGACGCGCCGCCCTCGCTTCGCATCTGGTGCGGCGCCACCGTCGACACCGCCGACCTCGAAGCGCTGACACCCTGGCTCGACTGGGCGCACGCCACCGTCTCTGCCTGA
- a CDS encoding adenylosuccinate synthase — MANVVVTGAQWGDEGKGKIVDWLSARADVVVRFQGGHNAGHTLVVGNQTYKLSLLPSGIVRGTLSMIGNGVVLDPWHFRSEVEKLTSQGVTITPDNLHIAETCPLILPFHRDLDGLREDASAFKIGTTRRGIGPAYEDKVGRRAIRVCDLAHLDSLAPQIDRLCAHHDAIRAGFGEAPIDRARLMADLTEIAPTILPFAKPVWHELAAVRRQGRRILFEGAQGMLLDVDHGTYPFVTSSNTVSGTAASGSGLGPGAIDFVLGIVKAYTTRVGAGPFPTELDDAIGQRLGERGHEFGTVTGRKRRCGWFDAVLVRQSAAVGGITGIALTKLDVLDGFDTLRICTGYRLGERTLDYLPAHPAEQAAVTPIYEEFDGWSDSTAGARSWAQLPAQAIKYIRRIEELIDCPVALVSTSPERDDTILVRDPFRD; from the coding sequence ATGGCGAACGTCGTGGTAACCGGCGCCCAGTGGGGCGACGAGGGCAAGGGCAAAATTGTCGACTGGCTCTCCGCCCGCGCCGATGTCGTCGTCCGCTTCCAGGGCGGCCACAACGCCGGCCACACCCTCGTCGTCGGCAACCAGACCTACAAATTGTCGCTGCTGCCCAGCGGCATTGTGCGCGGCACGCTCAGCATGATCGGCAACGGCGTCGTCCTGGACCCCTGGCATTTCCGGTCCGAGGTCGAGAAACTCACCAGCCAGGGCGTCACCATCACGCCCGACAATTTGCACATCGCCGAGACCTGCCCGCTGATCCTGCCCTTCCACCGCGACCTCGACGGCCTGCGCGAGGACGCCAGCGCCTTCAAGATCGGCACCACGCGGCGCGGCATCGGCCCCGCCTACGAGGACAAGGTCGGCCGCCGCGCCATCCGCGTCTGCGACCTCGCCCATCTCGACAGCCTGGCGCCGCAGATCGACCGCCTCTGCGCCCACCACGACGCCATCCGCGCCGGCTTCGGCGAGGCCCCCATCGACCGCGCCCGGCTGATGGCCGACCTGACCGAGATCGCCCCTACCATCCTGCCTTTCGCAAAGCCGGTCTGGCACGAGCTCGCCGCTGTCCGCCGCCAGGGCCGCCGCATCCTGTTTGAAGGCGCGCAGGGCATGCTGCTCGACGTCGACCATGGCACCTACCCCTTCGTCACTTCCTCCAACACGGTCTCCGGCACCGCCGCCAGCGGCAGCGGGCTGGGGCCGGGCGCGATCGATTTCGTGCTCGGCATCGTCAAGGCCTACACCACCCGCGTCGGCGCCGGCCCCTTCCCCACCGAGCTCGATGACGCCATCGGGCAACGCCTGGGCGAGCGCGGCCATGAATTCGGCACCGTCACCGGCCGAAAGCGCCGCTGCGGCTGGTTCGACGCCGTGCTCGTCCGCCAGTCCGCCGCGGTGGGCGGCATCACCGGCATCGCGCTCACCAAGCTCGACGTGCTCGACGGTTTCGACACCTTGCGTATCTGCACCGGTTACCGCCTCGGCGAGCGCACGCTCGATTACCTGCCCGCGCACCCCGCCGAACAGGCCGCCGTCACGCCGATCTACGAAGAGTTCGACGGCTGGTCCGACTCCACCGCCGGCGCCCGCAGCTGGGCACAGCTGCCCGCCCAGGCGATCAAATATATCCGCCGCATCGAGGAGCTGATCGACTGTCCCGTCGCCCTGGTCAGCACCAGCCCCGAGCGCGACGACACGATCCTGGTGCGCGATCCCTTCCGCGATTGA
- the serA gene encoding phosphoglycerate dehydrogenase, with the protein MPKVLISDKMSPKAPEIFRARGIEVHEKTGLSKDELAAIIGDYDGLAIRSSTKATAALIAAAKNLKVIGRAGIGVDNVDVPAASAAGVVVMNTPFGNSITTAEHAIALMFALARQLPEADASTQAGKWEKNRFMGVELTAKTLGLIGAGNIGSIVADRALGLKMKVIAYDPFLTPERAKDMGVEKVTLDDLLAKADFITLHTPLTDSTRNILSAEALAKTKKGVRIINCARGGLIDEAALKAGLDSGHIGGAALDVFVEEPATASPLFGTPGFISTPHLGASTDEAQVNVAIQVAEQMADFLLTGGVTNALNMPSLSAEDAPKLRPYMALAEKLGLIVGQLETAEIRGVKVEVEGAAAQLNIKPITGAVLAGVMRSFSDTVNMVNAPFLARERNIEVAEVRHERDTDYQTLVRVTVRTPEGERSVAGTLLGSQFPRLVEIFGIKVEADFSERMLFIINEDKPGFIGRLGTTLGEAGVNIGTFHLGRRGAGAEAILLLSVDQPIPEQLLWNVCRLPGVKTVKALKL; encoded by the coding sequence ATGCCCAAAGTCCTGATTTCCGACAAAATGTCCCCGAAAGCCCCCGAAATCTTCCGTGCCCGCGGCATCGAGGTGCACGAAAAGACCGGCCTGTCGAAGGACGAGCTCGCCGCCATCATCGGCGATTATGATGGCCTCGCCATCCGCTCCTCCACCAAGGCGACCGCCGCGCTGATCGCCGCCGCAAAGAACCTGAAGGTCATCGGCCGCGCCGGCATCGGGGTGGACAATGTCGATGTCCCCGCCGCGTCCGCCGCCGGCGTCGTGGTGATGAACACGCCCTTCGGCAACAGCATCACCACCGCCGAACATGCCATCGCCCTGATGTTCGCCCTCGCCCGGCAACTGCCGGAGGCCGACGCCAGCACCCAGGCCGGCAAGTGGGAAAAGAACCGCTTCATGGGCGTCGAGCTCACCGCCAAGACGCTCGGCCTGATCGGCGCCGGCAACATCGGCAGCATCGTCGCCGACCGCGCGCTCGGCCTGAAGATGAAGGTCATCGCCTATGACCCCTTCCTGACGCCCGAACGGGCGAAGGACATGGGCGTGGAGAAGGTGACGCTGGACGACCTCCTCGCCAAGGCCGACTTCATCACGCTGCACACGCCGCTGACCGACAGCACCCGCAACATCCTGTCCGCCGAGGCGCTGGCGAAAACCAAGAAAGGCGTGCGCATCATCAACTGCGCCCGCGGCGGGCTCATTGATGAGGCCGCGCTGAAGGCCGGGCTGGACAGCGGCCATATCGGCGGCGCCGCGCTCGATGTGTTCGTGGAGGAACCCGCCACCGCCTCCCCCCTGTTCGGCACGCCCGGCTTCATCAGCACGCCACACCTGGGCGCCAGCACGGATGAGGCGCAGGTCAACGTCGCCATCCAGGTCGCCGAGCAGATGGCGGATTTCCTGCTCACGGGCGGCGTCACCAACGCGCTCAACATGCCCAGCCTGTCGGCGGAGGACGCGCCCAAACTCCGCCCCTACATGGCGCTCGCCGAAAAGCTGGGGCTGATCGTGGGCCAGCTGGAAACCGCCGAAATCCGCGGCGTGAAGGTGGAGGTGGAGGGCGCCGCCGCGCAGCTGAACATCAAGCCGATCACCGGCGCCGTGCTCGCCGGCGTCATGCGCAGCTTTTCGGACACGGTGAACATGGTGAACGCGCCCTTCCTGGCCCGCGAACGCAATATCGAAGTCGCCGAGGTCCGCCACGAGCGCGACACCGATTACCAGACGCTGGTGCGCGTCACCGTCCGCACGCCCGAGGGCGAACGCTCGGTCGCCGGCACGCTGCTGGGATCGCAATTCCCCCGCCTGGTGGAAATCTTCGGCATCAAGGTGGAGGCCGATTTCAGCGAACGGATGCTGTTCATCATCAACGAGGACAAGCCGGGCTTCATCGGCCGGCTGGGCACCACGCTGGGCGAAGCGGGCGTCAACATCGGCACCTTCCACCTTGGCCGCCGCGGCGCCGGCGCGGAGGCGATCCTGCTGCTCAGCGTTGACCAGCCCATCCCGGAACAACTGCTGTGGAACGTGTGCCGCCTGCCTGGCGTGAAGACGGTGAAGGCCCTCAAACTTTGA
- a CDS encoding Npun_F0296 family exosortase-dependent surface protein: MKFVAAVAALLAAGSAQAVVSFTSIAFDVAPGAGETVVLDFESATPPAGYTITGANFGYYTGTTGGIAAAPAQDDTQYLAVLGGGSATITLPTAIKSFSLYIGSIDAYNSITFNGTGGYTQTLTGADLTATPNGDQGAAATNRRYFFDFGGDRVTSITLSSEANSFEVDNLATAVVPEPATWAMFILGFGLVGSAVRRRRGINTVAA; this comes from the coding sequence ATGAAATTTGTTGCAGCTGTCGCTGCCCTGCTCGCCGCCGGATCGGCACAGGCAGTGGTTTCCTTCACGTCGATCGCGTTCGACGTCGCGCCGGGAGCCGGCGAAACGGTGGTTCTGGATTTCGAATCCGCCACACCGCCGGCCGGCTATACCATCACCGGGGCCAACTTCGGTTACTACACCGGCACCACCGGTGGCATCGCTGCCGCGCCGGCACAGGATGACACGCAATATCTTGCCGTCCTCGGTGGCGGTTCGGCGACCATCACCCTGCCCACCGCGATCAAGTCGTTCAGCCTCTACATCGGCTCGATCGATGCGTACAACAGCATCACCTTCAACGGGACGGGCGGTTACACGCAAACGCTGACCGGTGCGGACCTGACGGCCACGCCGAACGGGGACCAGGGCGCTGCCGCGACCAACCGCCGTTACTTCTTCGATTTCGGCGGCGACCGTGTCACCAGCATCACGCTGAGCTCGGAAGCCAATTCCTTCGAAGTCGACAATCTGGCGACCGCAGTCGTGCCCGAACCCGCCACCTGGGCGATGTTCATCCTGGGCTTCGGCCTGGTCGGCAGCGCCGTGCGCCGCCGCCGTGGCATCAATACCGTCGCCGCCTGA
- a CDS encoding ATP phosphoribosyltransferase regulatory subunit, protein MTGLLPEGFRDRLPPQAEAAAALLRTLLDTVAARGYARVQPPLVEFETGLSGWLMKPASTALLRATDPASGLGLALRPDITGQIARIAATRLADAPRPLRLAYGGPVLRAKGGQLNPAREFLQAGAELIGSDSLAAATEILTMAVAALAAAGVTDISVDLTLPELVATLAADRWPVPCPLADLHAALDAKDAGALPALGATAYAPLLAAAGPAAQALARLRALDLPVAPQLDALESLAAALPGTHVTIDPTERHGFEYHSWLGFSLFGRGPEGAVRGEIGRGGSYAVRHSNGTSEAAVGFSLYVDALVDAGLGITRPRRLFLPHGTPSTTADTLRAQGWATVAALSPTDTPQGCSHVWNGVEAAAL, encoded by the coding sequence TTGACCGGCCTGCTGCCCGAGGGGTTCCGCGACCGCCTGCCGCCGCAGGCGGAAGCGGCCGCCGCGCTGCTTCGCACGCTGCTCGATACCGTTGCCGCGCGCGGCTATGCCCGCGTGCAGCCGCCGCTCGTCGAGTTCGAAACCGGCCTCTCGGGCTGGCTGATGAAACCCGCCTCCACCGCGCTGCTGCGCGCCACCGACCCCGCCAGCGGCCTCGGCTTGGCGCTGCGACCCGACATCACCGGGCAGATCGCCCGCATCGCCGCCACCCGGCTGGCCGACGCCCCCCGCCCGCTGCGCCTCGCCTATGGCGGGCCGGTGCTGCGCGCCAAGGGCGGGCAGCTCAACCCGGCGCGCGAGTTCCTCCAGGCCGGCGCCGAACTCATCGGCAGCGACAGCCTGGCCGCCGCCACCGAGATCCTGACGATGGCGGTTGCCGCGCTGGCGGCCGCCGGAGTCACCGACATCAGCGTCGACCTGACGCTGCCCGAACTGGTCGCAACCCTCGCCGCCGACCGCTGGCCCGTCCCCTGCCCGCTCGCCGACCTCCACGCCGCGCTCGACGCAAAGGATGCCGGCGCGCTTCCCGCGCTGGGCGCCACCGCCTATGCGCCCCTGCTGGCCGCCGCCGGTCCGGCAGCGCAGGCGCTCGCCCGCCTGCGCGCACTCGACCTGCCGGTCGCGCCCCAACTCGACGCGCTCGAAAGCCTCGCCGCCGCGCTGCCCGGCACCCATGTCACCATCGACCCAACCGAGCGCCACGGCTTCGAATATCACAGCTGGCTCGGCTTCAGCCTGTTCGGTCGCGGGCCGGAGGGCGCCGTGCGCGGCGAGATCGGCCGTGGCGGCAGCTATGCCGTCCGCCACAGCAATGGCACCAGTGAGGCTGCCGTCGGCTTCTCGCTCTACGTCGATGCCCTGGTCGACGCCGGCCTCGGCATCACCCGGCCCCGCCGCCTGTTCCTGCCGCACGGCACGCCGTCCACCACCGCCGACACCCTGCGCGCCCAGGGCTGGGCCACCGTCGCCGCCCTCTCCCCCACCGACACCCCGCAGGGCTGTTCACACGTCTGGAACGGTGTAGAAGCAGCCGCGCTGTAA